In one window of Bradyrhizobium sp. AZCC 1721 DNA:
- the ubiE gene encoding bifunctional demethylmenaquinone methyltransferase/2-methoxy-6-polyprenyl-1,4-benzoquinol methylase UbiE, with amino-acid sequence MDRPDQTTHFGFRDVPLGDKQSLVNDVFHSVARRYDLMNDLMSAGLHRVWKDIMITALNPPKSDAPFALLDVAGGTGDIAFRAAKAAGFGFRATVCDINTDMLEVGHNRALAQHLDHQVSFVEGNAETLAFPDRSFDAYTIAFGIRNVPRIDVALREAYRVLRPGSRFLCLEFSTVDVPGLDWLYDQFSFKVIPPLGRAVTGDAESYQYLVESIRKFPRPNVFAEMIRGAGFARVKWESLSGGIVALHSGWRL; translated from the coding sequence ATGGATCGGCCGGATCAAACCACCCATTTTGGCTTCAGGGACGTGCCCTTAGGGGACAAGCAGTCGCTGGTGAACGACGTGTTTCACAGCGTGGCAAGGCGCTATGACCTGATGAACGACCTGATGTCGGCGGGCCTGCACCGGGTCTGGAAAGACATCATGATCACGGCGCTCAATCCGCCGAAAAGTGATGCGCCGTTTGCGCTGCTTGATGTCGCCGGCGGCACCGGCGACATCGCCTTCCGCGCGGCCAAGGCCGCAGGCTTTGGCTTCCGCGCCACCGTCTGCGACATCAATACGGATATGCTGGAAGTGGGTCACAACCGCGCGCTGGCGCAGCATCTCGACCATCAGGTGTCTTTCGTCGAAGGCAATGCCGAGACGCTGGCTTTCCCGGATCGCTCGTTCGACGCCTACACGATCGCCTTCGGCATTCGCAACGTGCCGCGGATCGATGTTGCGCTGCGCGAAGCTTATCGCGTGCTGCGGCCGGGCAGCCGATTCCTTTGTCTGGAATTCTCCACCGTCGACGTTCCCGGACTGGACTGGCTGTACGACCAGTTCTCGTTCAAGGTGATCCCACCGCTCGGCCGCGCCGTGACCGGCGATGCCGAATCCTATCAGTATCTCGTCGAATCGATCCGGAAATTTCCCCGGCCCAATGTATTTGCCGAGATGATCCGCGGCGCCGGCTTTGCGCGGGTGAAGTGGGAAAGCCTGTCCGGCGGGATCGTGGCGCTGCATTCGGGCTGGCGCTTGTGA
- the mutM gene encoding bifunctional DNA-formamidopyrimidine glycosylase/DNA-(apurinic or apyrimidinic site) lyase — MPELPEVETVRRGLQPAMEGSKILKAEARRKDLRFPFQKDFIARLEGQTVTGLGRRAKYLMADLTSGDVLLMHLGMSGSFRVLDGGANNAPGQFHHPRSEDRAHDHVVFHMSSGRSVVFNDPRRFGYMKIIARNVLEDEPLLKGLGPEPLGNEFDAAMLARSCFNKKTSLKAALLDQRVVAGLGNIYVCEALYRSHLSPRRLAATLATKKGEPTDHAGRLVNAIHTVLNQAIKAGGSSINDHRLTSGELGYFQHSFQVYDREGEKCQTKGCGGVVRRFVQNGRSTFWCPKCQK, encoded by the coding sequence ATGCCTGAATTGCCCGAAGTTGAGACCGTCCGCCGCGGCCTGCAACCCGCCATGGAGGGGTCGAAAATCCTCAAGGCGGAAGCCCGGCGCAAGGATTTGCGGTTTCCCTTTCAAAAAGACTTTATCGCTCGGCTGGAGGGCCAGACGGTGACCGGCCTTGGCCGCCGCGCCAAATATCTGATGGCGGACCTTACCTCCGGCGACGTGCTGCTGATGCATCTGGGCATGTCCGGCTCGTTCCGGGTGCTCGATGGCGGCGCTAACAATGCGCCCGGCCAATTCCACCATCCGCGCAGCGAGGACCGCGCGCATGATCACGTGGTGTTTCACATGTCGTCGGGCAGGTCCGTCGTGTTCAACGATCCGCGCCGCTTCGGTTACATGAAGATTATTGCCCGCAACGTGCTGGAGGATGAACCGCTATTGAAGGGTCTCGGGCCCGAGCCGCTCGGCAACGAATTCGACGCCGCGATGCTGGCGCGGTCCTGCTTCAACAAGAAGACCAGCCTGAAGGCCGCGCTGCTCGACCAGCGCGTGGTTGCCGGCCTCGGCAATATCTACGTCTGTGAGGCACTGTACCGCTCACACCTCTCACCGCGCAGGTTGGCGGCGACGCTGGCAACCAAGAAGGGCGAGCCGACCGATCACGCCGGGCGGCTGGTGAATGCAATTCACACAGTGCTCAATCAGGCGATCAAGGCGGGAGGCTCCTCGATCAACGATCATCGGCTGACCTCGGGCGAACTCGGCTATTTCCAGCACTCGTTCCAGGTCTATGATCGCGAGGGCGAGAAGTGCCAAACTAAAGGCTGCGGCGGTGTCGTGCGACGCTTCGTACAGAACGGCCGTTCAACCTTCTGGTGTCCGAAATGTCAGAAATGA
- a CDS encoding GNAT family N-acetyltransferase, whose product MSEMTITPTLETRRLILRPLALSDAPAIQRHFNNWNIIQHLASVVPWPYPEDGATTFITRELERVAAGEEIYNWMLVLRGGDGEAIGNIRFRPRADNAKGNRGFWLAERYWNQGLMSEAVAEVNNFVFGVLGLEVFYVCNAVTNEASRRVKQKTGAELVGYTELAHHNGQTLAERWRVTREQWLRRNR is encoded by the coding sequence ATGTCAGAAATGACCATCACGCCGACGCTCGAAACGAGGCGACTGATCTTGCGGCCGCTGGCGCTATCCGATGCGCCGGCGATCCAACGTCATTTCAACAACTGGAATATCATCCAGCATCTCGCATCGGTTGTCCCCTGGCCATATCCGGAGGACGGCGCGACCACTTTCATTACGAGGGAGTTGGAGAGGGTTGCCGCAGGGGAAGAGATCTATAATTGGATGCTGGTGTTGCGCGGCGGTGATGGCGAGGCGATCGGGAATATTCGCTTTCGCCCGAGGGCGGATAATGCGAAGGGCAACCGGGGCTTCTGGCTCGCGGAGCGCTATTGGAATCAAGGCCTGATGAGCGAAGCCGTCGCGGAGGTGAACAATTTCGTCTTCGGCGTACTCGGCCTCGAGGTTTTCTACGTCTGTAACGCGGTAACCAATGAGGCATCGCGCCGGGTCAAGCAAAAGACCGGTGCCGAATTGGTCGGCTACACCGAGCTCGCCCATCACAACGGCCAGACGCTGGCGGAACGATGGCGTGTGACGCGGGAACAATGGCTGCGCCGGAACAGGTAG
- a CDS encoding ParA family protein → MQTIVLATQKGGSGKSTLAISLALAAIRAGHNVRLIETDSQGTLSNWKRRRPYAAPVVEPVYAAREVEQRLQSLDREGVTVAIVDTAGGVSAATNSAIRYADFCLIPTRPSIADIEATAPTLSVVRAWRKPFAYVLNQTPIRGTRLTSAETALSDEAALDIGDILAKPFVVMRNDHQDALSAGLAVCEYAPCGKSAEEIRALWQWIEVQLGNMAAAGDEPIIEELVETPAILPAMAALPVIANDSALFLRAPARV, encoded by the coding sequence ATGCAGACGATCGTATTGGCCACCCAGAAGGGTGGCTCCGGCAAAAGCACGCTCGCCATCAGCCTTGCGCTTGCCGCCATCCGGGCCGGGCACAATGTCCGCCTGATCGAGACGGACTCGCAGGGCACCCTTTCCAATTGGAAGCGCCGCCGCCCCTATGCCGCGCCGGTCGTCGAGCCGGTCTATGCCGCCAGGGAGGTCGAGCAACGCCTGCAATCGCTCGACCGCGAGGGCGTGACGGTAGCGATCGTGGATACCGCCGGCGGCGTCAGCGCCGCGACCAATTCAGCGATTCGTTATGCGGATTTCTGCCTGATCCCGACGCGCCCGAGCATCGCGGACATTGAGGCGACCGCCCCGACGCTCAGCGTCGTCAGGGCCTGGCGCAAGCCGTTCGCCTATGTCCTGAACCAGACGCCGATCCGGGGCACGCGCCTCACCAGCGCGGAGACCGCGCTGAGCGACGAGGCCGCGCTCGACATCGGCGATATCCTTGCCAAACCCTTCGTCGTGATGCGCAACGATCATCAGGATGCGCTCAGCGCCGGACTTGCGGTCTGCGAATACGCGCCGTGCGGCAAATCTGCCGAGGAAATCCGCGCTCTGTGGCAGTGGATCGAAGTGCAACTCGGCAATATGGCAGCGGCCGGCGACGAGCCGATTATCGAGGAGTTGGTGGAAACGCCTGCGATACTTCCGGCTATGGCTGCGCTGCCGGTCATCGCGAACGACAGCGCTCTCTTCCTGAGAGCGCCGGCTCGAGTCTGA
- a CDS encoding serine protease has protein sequence MRLVLSATLMIAASAFVISGAAAQAQMTPPSTAGAKPKQVTTVPIRPALQKPEDTAKALSQAERLALQSDLAWVGQYNGAITGDVSERMVNAIKEFQKSRGAKSTGVLNPQERGLLADTARKKQESVGWKIVIDPGTSARLGIPTKLVPQQASDANGTKWTSPTGTIQIQLSRRKEANPTTAKLAEREKKEPGRTIDYTVVKPDFFVLSGLQGLKKFYMRGTFKGDEVRILTIMYDQATENTVEPVVIAMSSAFNAFPAAVQTAGPPPRKSVEYGTGVVVGDDGAILADRQITDGCLTVAIAGFGNADRVAENKEHDLALLRIYGARGLKALNLANAATKPALDLTGIADPQNQGGGVAVTSTKATVAQLGGSSDIALTPAPALGFSGAPAQDGDGKFAGIALLKPVQVAGPTNGVPAAQAMLVTAETVRDFLKANGINAADGSTDAKASVVRVICVRK, from the coding sequence ATGAGATTGGTGCTTTCAGCAACATTGATGATCGCAGCCTCGGCTTTTGTGATCTCCGGGGCCGCCGCGCAGGCGCAAATGACGCCCCCTTCCACGGCGGGCGCCAAGCCGAAGCAAGTCACGACGGTGCCGATCCGTCCCGCGCTACAGAAGCCGGAGGACACGGCGAAGGCCTTAAGCCAGGCCGAGCGGCTGGCGCTGCAGTCGGACCTCGCCTGGGTAGGGCAATATAACGGCGCCATCACCGGCGACGTCAGCGAGCGCATGGTCAATGCGATCAAGGAATTCCAGAAGTCGCGCGGGGCTAAATCAACCGGCGTGCTCAATCCGCAGGAGCGCGGCCTCCTCGCCGATACTGCCAGAAAAAAGCAGGAAAGCGTCGGTTGGAAAATCGTCATCGATCCCGGCACCAGCGCGCGGCTCGGCATTCCCACCAAGCTGGTGCCGCAGCAGGCCAGCGACGCCAACGGCACCAAATGGACGTCACCAACCGGCACGATCCAGATCCAGCTTTCGCGGCGCAAGGAAGCCAATCCGACCACGGCAAAACTCGCCGAGCGCGAGAAGAAAGAGCCGGGCCGCACCATCGATTACACCGTGGTCAAGCCGGATTTCTTCGTCCTGTCCGGCCTGCAGGGCCTGAAGAAGTTTTATATGCGCGGCACCTTCAAAGGCGACGAGGTCCGCATCCTCACCATCATGTACGACCAGGCAACCGAAAACACCGTCGAGCCCGTGGTGATCGCGATGTCGAGCGCGTTCAATGCATTTCCGGCGGCCGTGCAGACGGCGGGGCCTCCCCCGCGCAAGAGCGTGGAGTACGGCACCGGTGTCGTCGTCGGCGACGATGGCGCGATTCTGGCCGACCGCCAGATCACCGACGGCTGCCTCACGGTCGCGATCGCAGGGTTCGGCAATGCCGACCGTGTCGCCGAGAACAAGGAGCACGATCTGGCGCTCTTGCGCATCTATGGCGCGCGCGGGCTGAAGGCGCTCAATCTCGCCAATGCCGCCACCAAACCGGCGCTCGACCTCACCGGCATTGCCGATCCGCAGAACCAGGGCGGCGGCGTGGCGGTGACCAGCACCAAGGCCACGGTGGCCCAGCTAGGCGGCAGCAGCGACATCGCGCTGACGCCCGCGCCGGCGCTTGGCTTCTCCGGCGCGCCCGCGCAGGACGGCGACGGCAAATTCGCCGGCATCGCGCTGTTGAAGCCGGTTCAAGTGGCGGGACCTACCAATGGCGTGCCGGCAGCGCAAGCGATGCTGGTGACCGCCGAAACGGTACGCGACTTCCTCAAGGCCAACGGCATCAACGCGGCTGACGGATCGACGGACGCCAAGGCGTCGGTGGTCCGCGTGATCTGCGTCAGGAAGTAG
- a CDS encoding HesA/MoeB/ThiF family protein, giving the protein MLSADELERYARHIVLREVGGPGQAALKAASVLVIGAGGLGAPVLMYLAAAGVGRLGAVDDDVVSLSNLQRQIIHATPDIGRPKVDSAAETVHALNPHVRFEAHGVRLDAGNVMSLIDDYDLVLDGSDNFETRYLVSDACFFAGKPLITAALGMFDGSLTTIRAHERDTGGHFNPTYRCLFPEPPPPGTIPACAEAGVMGALAGMLGSMMALEAIREIVGFGESLVGRLVMVDARAMRFETLRYARDPQNPLNGDAPTITDLSGHAA; this is encoded by the coding sequence ATGCTGAGCGCCGACGAACTTGAACGCTACGCCCGCCATATCGTGCTGCGCGAAGTCGGCGGTCCCGGGCAGGCCGCCCTGAAAGCGGCATCCGTGCTGGTGATCGGCGCCGGCGGACTTGGCGCGCCCGTCCTGATGTATCTGGCGGCGGCCGGTGTCGGCAGGCTCGGCGCTGTCGATGACGACGTGGTCTCGCTGTCCAATCTGCAGCGGCAGATCATCCACGCCACGCCGGACATCGGGCGGCCCAAGGTCGACAGCGCCGCGGAGACCGTTCACGCGCTCAATCCCCACGTTCGTTTCGAGGCGCATGGCGTGCGTCTCGATGCGGGGAACGTGATGTCGCTGATCGACGACTACGATCTCGTGCTCGACGGCTCCGACAATTTCGAGACCCGCTATCTGGTTTCCGATGCCTGCTTCTTTGCCGGCAAGCCGCTGATCACGGCGGCGCTCGGGATGTTCGACGGATCGCTGACCACGATCCGGGCGCATGAACGAGACACCGGCGGCCACTTCAATCCGACCTATCGCTGCCTGTTTCCCGAACCGCCGCCGCCCGGCACCATACCGGCCTGCGCCGAGGCCGGCGTCATGGGCGCGCTGGCGGGCATGCTCGGCTCGATGATGGCGCTGGAAGCGATCCGCGAGATCGTCGGCTTCGGCGAGAGCCTGGTCGGCCGACTGGTGATGGTCGATGCACGCGCGATGCGGTTTGAAACATTGCGCTACGCACGCGATCCGCAAAACCCGCTCAACGGCGATGCGCCTACGATCACTGATTTGAGCGGGCACGCGGCGTAG
- a CDS encoding aldo/keto reductase, with product MERRKLASTGPTVSAIGLGCMGMSDFYGPADRSESIATIHAALDAGITLLDTGDFYGMGHNEMLIGEALAARGRDNIQISVKFGALRDPAKNWSGYDSRPAAIKNFLAYSLQRLRVETIDIYRPARLDPAVPIEETVGAMADMVKAGWIRHIGLSEVGAETIRRAHAVHPITDLQIEYSLISRGIEDDILPTCRELGIGITAYGVLSRGLISGHWTADRGTKDFRAMSPRFQGGNLDANLALVDSLRAIASELGASPAQVAIAWVAAQGNDIVPLVGARRRDRLAEALGALDVKLTRAHLSALAEAFPPGVAAGARYPESQLAHMDSEKR from the coding sequence ATGTCAGACTTCTACGGCCCGGCCGACCGCAGCGAGAGCATCGCCACCATCCACGCCGCGCTCGATGCCGGCATCACCCTGCTCGACACCGGCGATTTCTACGGCATGGGTCACAATGAAATGCTGATCGGCGAAGCGCTCGCTGCGCGCGGCCGCGACAATATCCAGATCAGCGTCAAGTTTGGCGCGCTGCGCGACCCCGCAAAGAACTGGTCCGGCTATGACAGCCGTCCGGCGGCGATCAAGAATTTCCTCGCTTATTCGCTGCAGCGGCTCCGCGTCGAGACCATCGACATCTATCGGCCGGCGCGGCTCGATCCGGCCGTGCCGATCGAGGAGACGGTCGGTGCGATGGCCGACATGGTGAAGGCCGGCTGGATCAGGCATATCGGCCTGTCGGAAGTCGGCGCGGAGACCATTCGACGCGCCCATGCGGTGCACCCGATCACCGACCTGCAGATCGAATACTCGCTGATCTCGCGCGGCATCGAGGATGACATCCTGCCGACCTGCCGCGAACTCGGCATCGGCATCACGGCCTATGGCGTGCTGTCGCGCGGGCTGATCAGCGGACACTGGACGGCCGATCGCGGGACCAAGGATTTTCGTGCCATGAGCCCGCGTTTCCAGGGAGGCAATCTCGACGCCAATCTGGCGCTGGTGGATTCATTGCGTGCGATTGCAAGCGAGCTCGGCGCCTCCCCCGCACAGGTCGCGATTGCATGGGTCGCGGCGCAGGGCAACGACATCGTGCCGCTGGTCGGCGCCCGCCGCCGTGACCGTCTCGCTGAGGCGCTCGGCGCGCTCGATGTAAAACTGACGCGGGCTCACTTGTCCGCGCTGGCCGAGGCGTTTCCGCCCGGCGTGGCGGCCGGGGCGCGCTATCCGGAGTCGCAGCTTGCGCATATGGACAGCGAGAAGCGGTGA